A genome region from Streptomyces sp. S4.7 includes the following:
- a CDS encoding NUDIX domain-containing protein, translating into MGRIDYLHDPDAPPANSVVPSVVAFVQNEAGQVLMIQRSDNGRWALPGGGHDVGESISDTVVREVWEETGIKAEVDGMSGIYTDPGHVMLYDDGEARQQFSICFRARPVGGEIRTSDETTQVRWVDPADLESYDVHPTMRLRIEHAMEQGRTSPYIG; encoded by the coding sequence ATGGGACGTATCGACTACCTTCACGACCCTGACGCCCCGCCGGCGAACTCGGTCGTACCGTCCGTCGTCGCTTTCGTCCAGAACGAGGCGGGTCAGGTGTTGATGATCCAGCGCTCGGACAACGGCAGGTGGGCACTGCCCGGCGGCGGGCACGACGTCGGCGAGTCCATCAGTGACACCGTGGTGCGTGAGGTGTGGGAAGAGACAGGCATCAAGGCGGAAGTCGACGGGATGTCGGGGATCTACACCGACCCCGGTCACGTGATGCTCTACGACGACGGCGAGGCACGGCAGCAGTTCAGCATCTGCTTCCGTGCCCGACCGGTCGGCGGCGAGATCCGTACGAGCGACGAGACGACTCAGGTCCGCTGGGTGGACCCGGCGGACCTGGAGTCATACGACGTCCACCCCACCATGCGGCTCCGCATCGAGCACGCGATGGAGCAGGGGCGGACGTCCCCTTACATCGGCTGA
- a CDS encoding HD domain-containing protein — translation MSTTGLVEWAYPIAESLLAEPLPRRWAHSQGVAERSRSLAPILGADADLMEAAAVLHDVGYSPDLAKTGFHPLDGARYLRDVAQADGRLVRLVAHHSCAWMEAEARGMREELEEEFPRELPHLADALCYCDMNTTPDGTPTNPVDRVNEIAGRYGPDSLIGTFIRRAEPEILASTARVLERLAAVQRQPM, via the coding sequence TTGAGCACTACTGGACTGGTCGAGTGGGCCTACCCGATCGCTGAATCCTTGCTGGCCGAACCGCTGCCGCGCCGTTGGGCCCATTCTCAGGGGGTGGCGGAACGGTCCCGATCGCTGGCCCCGATCCTCGGTGCCGATGCGGACTTGATGGAGGCCGCCGCAGTTCTCCACGACGTCGGGTATTCGCCCGACCTCGCCAAGACTGGCTTTCACCCGCTCGACGGCGCCCGGTACTTGCGCGACGTGGCCCAAGCCGATGGGCGTCTCGTGCGGCTGGTCGCGCACCACTCATGCGCCTGGATGGAAGCGGAAGCACGCGGGATGCGCGAGGAGCTTGAAGAGGAGTTCCCGCGGGAGCTCCCGCACCTAGCTGACGCGCTCTGCTACTGCGACATGAACACGACCCCGGACGGGACGCCGACGAACCCCGTGGACCGCGTGAACGAGATCGCCGGTCGCTACGGCCCCGACAGCCTGATCGGGACGTTCATCCGCCGTGCCGAACCGGAGATCCTCGCCAGCACGGCGCGCGTCCTCGAACGTCTCGCCGCTGTTCAGCGTCAGCCGATGTAA
- a CDS encoding GntR family transcriptional regulator has product MSQQASPRGTFLQIAEALKVEIAKDPSMTELPRLADVMRDYDVSRGLALRAFHVLRDEGVAESVPGARWRVIKGSHEDRRPLVERIAALVEQVGVGSEFPSASTLSAQFGVSRPTVSKVLDKLETAGLLSEGGQGKVRTVRALPSREERSQS; this is encoded by the coding sequence GTGTCGCAGCAGGCAAGTCCTCGCGGGACCTTCTTGCAGATCGCAGAAGCACTGAAGGTTGAGATCGCGAAGGATCCGAGCATGACGGAGCTGCCGAGGCTGGCGGATGTCATGCGTGACTATGACGTCTCGCGCGGTCTGGCGCTCCGGGCCTTCCACGTCTTGCGTGATGAAGGAGTAGCCGAGTCGGTACCGGGCGCCCGCTGGAGGGTCATCAAGGGAAGCCACGAAGACCGTCGGCCGCTGGTCGAGCGCATCGCGGCGTTGGTCGAGCAGGTGGGCGTTGGATCGGAGTTTCCGAGCGCGTCCACGCTGAGTGCGCAGTTCGGCGTATCGCGGCCGACCGTGAGCAAGGTGCTGGACAAGCTGGAAACTGCCGGCCTGCTGTCCGAGGGCGGGCAAGGCAAGGTGCGGACGGTACGAGCGTTGCCAAGCCGAGAGGAGCGTTCCCAATCTTGA
- a CDS encoding discoidin domain-containing protein encodes MLIPGTTAASAAPTLLSQGKPVTVSSTENGGTPAAAAVDGDNGTRWSSAAADPQWIRIDLGSTVAVNQVVLRWETAYAKAYRIELSTNGTTWTSAYSTTTGPGGNETLNISGDARYVRLTGTTRATQYGYSLWEFQVYGESGGPGGPIQGGGDLGPNVKVFDPSTPNIQGTLDQIFQQQESAQFGTGRYQLLFRPGTYNNLNAQLGFYTSISGLGLKPDDTNINGDVTVDAGWFNGNATQNFWRSAENLALNPVSGSNRWAVAQAAPFRRMHVKGGLNLAPNGYGWASGGYIADSKVDGTITPYSQQQWYTRDSAIGGWGNGVWNMAFSGVEGAPAQSFPNPPYTTLNNTPTSREKPFLYLDGNTYKVFVPAKRTNARGVSWNGTPQGESLPLDQFYVVKPGATAATINAALAQGLHLLFTPGIYHIDQSINVNRANTVVLGLGYATIIPDNGVTAMKVADVDGVKLAGFLIDAGPVNSPTLLEVGPQNASADHSANPTTVQDVFIRIGGAGPGKATTSMVVNSDDTIIDHTWIWRADHGDGVGWETNRADYGLQVNGDDVLATGLFVEHFNKYDVRWSGERGRTIFFQNEKAYDAPNQAAIQNGSIQGYAGYKVDDSVVTHEGWAMGSYCNYTSDPNIRQEHGFQAPVKPGVKFHNILVVSLGGMGQYNHVINSIGSPTSGTSTVPSNVINFP; translated from the coding sequence ATGCTCATCCCCGGCACCACCGCCGCGAGCGCCGCCCCGACCCTGCTCTCCCAGGGCAAGCCGGTGACCGTCTCCAGCACGGAGAACGGCGGCACGCCCGCCGCTGCCGCGGTCGACGGCGACAACGGCACCCGCTGGTCGAGCGCCGCCGCCGACCCGCAGTGGATCCGGATCGACCTCGGCTCCACGGTCGCGGTCAACCAGGTCGTGCTGCGCTGGGAGACCGCGTACGCCAAGGCGTACCGGATCGAGCTCTCCACGAACGGCACCACCTGGACCAGCGCGTACTCCACCACCACCGGCCCCGGTGGCAACGAGACGCTGAACATCTCGGGCGACGCCCGCTACGTACGGCTGACCGGCACCACCCGTGCCACCCAGTACGGCTACTCACTCTGGGAGTTCCAGGTCTACGGCGAGAGCGGCGGCCCCGGCGGTCCGATCCAGGGCGGTGGCGACCTCGGTCCCAACGTCAAGGTCTTCGACCCCTCGACGCCCAACATCCAGGGCACGCTCGACCAGATCTTCCAGCAGCAGGAGTCGGCCCAGTTCGGCACCGGCCGCTACCAACTGCTCTTCAGGCCGGGCACGTACAACAACCTCAACGCCCAACTCGGCTTCTACACCTCGATCTCCGGTCTCGGCCTGAAGCCCGACGACACGAACATCAACGGTGACGTGACCGTCGACGCCGGCTGGTTCAACGGCAACGCCACACAGAACTTCTGGCGCTCGGCCGAGAACCTCGCGCTCAACCCGGTCAGCGGCAGCAACCGCTGGGCGGTCGCGCAGGCGGCGCCGTTCCGCCGTATGCACGTCAAGGGCGGGCTGAACCTCGCGCCGAACGGATACGGCTGGGCCAGCGGCGGCTACATCGCCGACAGCAAGGTCGACGGCACCATCACGCCCTACTCCCAGCAGCAGTGGTACACCCGCGACAGCGCCATCGGCGGCTGGGGCAACGGCGTCTGGAACATGGCATTCTCCGGGGTCGAGGGCGCACCCGCGCAGTCCTTCCCGAACCCCCCGTACACGACGCTGAACAACACCCCGACCTCTCGCGAGAAGCCGTTCCTCTACCTGGACGGCAACACGTACAAGGTCTTCGTCCCGGCCAAGCGCACCAACGCGCGCGGCGTCTCCTGGAACGGCACCCCGCAGGGCGAGTCCCTCCCGCTCGACCAGTTCTACGTGGTCAAGCCGGGCGCCACGGCGGCCACGATCAACGCCGCGCTCGCCCAGGGCCTGCACCTGCTCTTCACCCCGGGCATCTACCACATCGACCAGTCCATCAACGTCAACCGGGCGAACACCGTGGTCCTCGGCCTCGGCTACGCCACGATCATCCCGGACAACGGGGTGACCGCGATGAAGGTCGCCGACGTCGACGGCGTGAAGCTGGCCGGCTTCCTGATCGACGCGGGACCGGTCAACTCCCCGACGCTGCTGGAGGTCGGACCGCAGAACGCGTCGGCCGACCACTCCGCCAACCCGACGACCGTCCAGGACGTCTTCATCCGCATCGGCGGAGCGGGCCCCGGCAAGGCCACCACCAGCATGGTCGTCAACAGCGACGACACGATCATCGACCACACCTGGATCTGGCGGGCCGACCACGGTGACGGCGTCGGCTGGGAGACCAACCGTGCCGACTACGGCCTCCAGGTGAACGGCGACGACGTGCTGGCGACCGGACTGTTCGTCGAACACTTCAACAAGTACGACGTGCGGTGGAGCGGTGAGCGGGGCCGGACGATCTTCTTCCAGAACGAGAAGGCGTACGACGCCCCCAACCAGGCCGCCATCCAGAACGGCAGCATCCAGGGCTACGCCGGCTACAAGGTGGACGACTCGGTCGTCACCCATGAGGGCTGGGCGATGGGCAGCTACTGCAACTACACGTCCGACCCGAACATCCGTCAGGAACACGGCTTCCAGGCGCCGGTGAAACCAGGGGTGAAGTTCCACAACATCCTGGTCGTCTCGCTCGGCGGCATGGGCCAGTACAACCACGTGATCAACAGCATCGGATCACCGACATCGGGCACGTCGACGGTCCCGTCGAACGTGATCAACTTCCCGTAG
- a CDS encoding Dabb family protein — translation MIRHLVLFKLNEGVSRDEPRVVAGARAFAELGGTIPELEYWECGWNISDRPIAHDFAINSAVADADALTRYLEHPDHQAGVGQWREFATWVIADYEF, via the coding sequence TTGATCCGCCACCTGGTCCTCTTCAAGCTCAACGAGGGCGTCTCCCGCGACGAGCCGCGGGTGGTCGCCGGCGCGCGGGCCTTCGCGGAGCTCGGCGGCACGATCCCGGAGCTGGAGTACTGGGAGTGCGGCTGGAACATCAGCGACCGGCCGATCGCCCATGACTTCGCCATCAACTCGGCGGTCGCCGACGCCGACGCGCTGACCCGTTATTTGGAGCACCCCGACCATCAGGCGGGCGTCGGACAGTGGCGGGAATTCGCCACCTGGGTGATCGCCGACTACGAGTTCTGA
- a CDS encoding RNA polymerase sigma factor SigF, which yields MPPQSEPRAAPQAGSGSGNRAEAPLAEPPSPAEPPRLVETPSETEPRPSTPQTRGADTRALTQLLFSQIKDLERGTAEHTRVRSALIEANLPLVRYAAARFRSRNEPMEDVVQVGTIGLINAIDRFDPDRGVQFPTFAMPTVVGEIKRYFRDNVRTVHVPRRLHELWVQVTGATEDLTTAHGRSPTSAEIAERLKISEEEVLACIEAGRSYHATSLEAAQEGDGLPGLLDRLGYEDPALAGVEHRDLVRHLLVQLPEREQRILMLRYYNNLTQSQISQELGVSQMHVSRLLARSFARLRSANRIEA from the coding sequence ATGCCGCCCCAGAGCGAACCCCGAGCCGCGCCCCAGGCCGGAAGCGGCTCCGGGAACCGGGCCGAGGCCCCCCTCGCCGAGCCCCCGAGTCCCGCCGAGCCACCCAGGCTCGTCGAGACCCCGAGCGAGACCGAGCCGAGACCGTCGACACCGCAGACGCGGGGCGCCGACACCAGGGCGCTGACGCAGCTCCTCTTCTCGCAGATCAAGGATCTGGAACGCGGCACCGCCGAGCACACCCGGGTCCGCAGCGCGCTCATCGAGGCGAATCTGCCGCTCGTGCGGTACGCCGCCGCCCGCTTCCGCAGCCGTAACGAGCCGATGGAGGACGTCGTCCAGGTCGGCACGATCGGCCTGATCAACGCGATCGACCGGTTCGACCCGGACCGCGGCGTACAGTTCCCGACCTTCGCGATGCCCACCGTCGTCGGCGAGATCAAACGCTACTTCCGCGACAACGTGCGCACCGTCCACGTACCGCGCCGGCTGCACGAGCTGTGGGTGCAGGTCACCGGCGCCACCGAGGACCTGACGACGGCTCACGGCCGCTCTCCCACCTCCGCCGAGATCGCCGAACGGCTGAAGATCTCCGAGGAGGAGGTCCTCGCCTGCATCGAGGCGGGCCGGTCGTACCACGCGACGTCACTGGAGGCCGCCCAGGAGGGCGACGGTCTGCCCGGCCTGCTCGACCGGCTCGGCTACGAGGACCCGGCGCTCGCCGGTGTCGAGCACCGCGATCTGGTCCGGCATCTGCTCGTACAACTGCCGGAGCGGGAACAGCGCATCCTGATGCTGCGCTACTACAACAACCTGACGCAGTCACAGATCAGCCAGGAACTCGGCGTCTCCCAGATGCATGTGTCCAGGCTCCTGGCGCGAAGCTTCGCGCGTTTGCGATCCGCAAACAGGATCGAGGCGTAA
- a CDS encoding RNA polymerase sigma factor SigF, with product MSVEQGSSKVLTLNKSEQTPEAPDALDRAAEPRVSQPEAIDTRTLSRSLFLRLAVLDQDSPERTYVRDTLIELNLPLVRYAAARFRSRNEPMEDIVQVGTIGLIKAIDRFDCERGVEFPTFAMPTVVGEIKRFFRDTSWSVRVPRRLQELRLALTKASDELAQKLDRSPTVPELALVLGVSEEDVVDGLAVGNAYTASSLDSPSPEDDGGEGSLADRLGYEDTALEGVEYRESLKPLLAKLPPRERQIIMLRFFANMTQSQIGEEVGISQMHVSRLLTRTLAQLREGLIAD from the coding sequence ATGTCCGTAGAACAGGGCAGCTCGAAGGTGCTCACGCTCAACAAGAGCGAGCAGACACCGGAGGCGCCGGATGCTCTCGACCGTGCGGCCGAACCGCGCGTGTCCCAGCCGGAAGCCATCGACACCCGCACTCTGTCCCGCTCCCTGTTCCTGCGGCTCGCCGTACTCGACCAGGACAGCCCGGAGCGCACCTACGTACGTGACACCCTCATCGAGCTGAACCTGCCTCTGGTGCGTTACGCGGCGGCCCGGTTCCGCAGCCGCAACGAGCCGATGGAGGACATCGTCCAGGTCGGCACGATCGGCCTCATCAAGGCGATCGACCGCTTCGACTGCGAACGGGGCGTGGAATTCCCCACGTTCGCGATGCCGACCGTCGTCGGCGAGATCAAGCGCTTCTTCCGCGACACGTCGTGGTCGGTGCGCGTGCCCCGCCGGCTCCAGGAGTTGCGGCTCGCGCTCACGAAGGCCAGTGACGAGCTGGCGCAGAAGCTGGACCGCTCACCGACCGTCCCCGAACTCGCCCTGGTGCTGGGCGTGTCGGAGGAGGACGTGGTCGACGGCCTCGCGGTCGGGAACGCGTACACGGCCTCCTCGCTGGACTCGCCGTCCCCCGAGGACGACGGCGGCGAGGGCTCGCTCGCGGACCGTCTGGGGTACGAGGACACGGCCCTGGAGGGCGTGGAGTACCGGGAGTCGCTGAAGCCGCTGCTGGCCAAACTCCCGCCCCGCGAGCGGCAGATCATCATGCTGCGCTTCTTCGCGAACATGACGCAGTCCCAGATCGGCGAGGAGGTCGGCATCTCGCAGATGCATGTCTCACGCCTGCTGACCCGCACGCTCGCACAGCTGCGGGAAGGGCTGATCGCGGACTGA
- a CDS encoding MarR family transcriptional regulator, with protein sequence MAARGQYAELARQLSAIGAVKRGLSRVLPPDCPGGSAAVLTLLERHGEMRMSRLAELLAVDMSVTSRHVAHAAERGWIERAPDLADRRSRILRLTPAGRELLDELARRTTEIFARTLSDWTDDEVGQLNTMLARLRENFGDCRPGRYGTGPAAAPVPSPAAPAPTPAPVPEAAPRETPARRQS encoded by the coding sequence ATGGCCGCCAGAGGTCAGTACGCGGAACTGGCCCGCCAGCTCAGTGCCATCGGAGCCGTGAAACGGGGACTCTCCCGCGTCCTGCCACCCGACTGTCCGGGCGGCTCGGCCGCCGTACTGACCCTGCTGGAGCGGCACGGCGAGATGCGGATGAGCCGCCTCGCCGAGCTGCTGGCCGTGGACATGTCCGTAACCAGCAGGCATGTGGCACACGCGGCCGAGCGCGGCTGGATCGAGCGCGCGCCCGACCTCGCCGACCGCCGGTCGCGCATATTGCGGCTCACACCGGCGGGCCGCGAACTGCTCGACGAACTGGCGCGACGGACGACGGAGATCTTCGCCCGCACGCTGTCCGACTGGACCGACGACGAGGTCGGACAGCTGAACACCATGCTGGCACGCCTGCGCGAGAACTTCGGCGACTGCCGGCCCGGCCGCTACGGCACCGGGCCCGCGGCCGCACCCGTACCCTCTCCCGCAGCACCCGCACCCACCCCGGCACCCGTACCTGAGGCCGCACCGCGAGAAACCCCCGCGCGGCGACAGAGTTGA
- a CDS encoding MFS transporter — protein MATTNTPTGVRGGHAKHGGGSPATEPDTPMTHRQIMEALSGLLLGMFVAILSSTVVTNALPEIISDLGGGQNAYTWVVTASLLAMTATTPLWGKLADLFSKKLLVQIALTLYVVASAAAGLSQSSGMLIVFRVVQGIGVGGLTALAQIIMAAMIAPRERGRYSGYLGATFAVATVGGPLIGGVITDTSWLGWRWCFYVGVPFAVIALIVLQKTLKLPVVKRKVRIDWTGAFLISAAVSLLLLWVTFAGDKYDWISWQTYAMLAGTVVLVALFLLTESRATEPIIPLRLFRNRTITLASLASLFVGIALFAGTVFFSQYFQLARDKSPTMSGVMTIPMIGGLFLSSTVSGLIITKTGRWKAWLVSGGVLVTAGLGLLGTIRYDTEYWHIAVFMAIMGLGIGMMMQNLVLCTQNQVSPQDLGAASSVVTFFRSLGGAIGVSALGAVLGHRVTSYVKDGLADLGPDAAAAGHAGTGGGGIPDLDTLPVPMRTVVEAAYGHGVADVFLYSAPAALLAFLITLFIKEVALKTRAAGEAEESLENTPFVPVEQVVPIGGGAEAPVAVEAAGTGTGTDTGTGTSTSTDKDLGTGAPGGGDGIPVHGVVRGTEGGPVPRAAVTLISPAGRQLGRAVAGEDGGYEVDAPESGSYVLIASADGFQPQAATVSVGSEPLAYDLLLVGTSGLTGSVRSEEGDMPVEGAMVIVTDVRGDVLATGKSGERGEFAFAELLPGSVTVAVNASGFRPLALPVEIGAQGVTRVEAVLRSGALVQGTVRAGADRRPLPDARVTLIDAAGNVVATATTGDDGVYGFADLDAGEYTVIATGYPPVAGALTVAGHGVDGHDVELMHPGD, from the coding sequence ATGGCTACGACCAACACACCAACGGGTGTACGGGGCGGCCACGCCAAGCACGGCGGCGGCTCCCCCGCCACCGAACCCGACACGCCGATGACACACCGTCAGATCATGGAGGCGCTCTCCGGGCTGCTGCTCGGCATGTTCGTGGCGATCCTCTCCTCGACGGTCGTCACCAACGCCCTGCCCGAGATCATCTCCGACCTCGGCGGCGGACAGAACGCCTACACCTGGGTGGTGACCGCGTCGCTCCTGGCGATGACGGCGACCACTCCCCTGTGGGGCAAGCTCGCCGACCTGTTCAGCAAGAAGCTGCTGGTACAGATAGCCCTGACCCTCTATGTGGTCGCGTCGGCGGCGGCCGGGCTGTCCCAGAGCTCGGGGATGCTGATCGTCTTCCGTGTCGTCCAGGGCATAGGCGTCGGCGGTCTCACCGCGCTCGCCCAGATCATCATGGCCGCGATGATCGCCCCGCGTGAGCGCGGACGCTACAGCGGCTACCTCGGCGCGACGTTCGCCGTCGCCACCGTCGGCGGCCCGCTCATCGGCGGTGTCATCACCGACACGTCGTGGCTCGGCTGGCGCTGGTGCTTCTACGTCGGCGTCCCCTTCGCCGTCATCGCGCTGATCGTGCTTCAGAAGACCCTCAAGCTCCCGGTGGTCAAGCGCAAGGTCAGGATCGACTGGACCGGCGCGTTCCTCATCAGCGCGGCCGTCTCGCTGCTGCTGCTCTGGGTCACCTTCGCCGGTGACAAGTACGACTGGATCTCCTGGCAGACGTACGCGATGCTCGCCGGCACGGTCGTGCTCGTCGCGCTCTTCCTCCTCACCGAGTCACGGGCCACCGAACCGATCATCCCGCTGCGACTGTTCCGCAACCGCACGATCACCCTGGCCTCGCTGGCCTCGCTGTTCGTCGGAATCGCGCTGTTCGCCGGCACGGTCTTCTTCAGCCAGTACTTCCAGCTCGCGCGGGACAAGTCGCCGACCATGTCCGGTGTGATGACCATCCCGATGATCGGCGGGCTCTTCCTCTCCTCGACGGTCTCGGGCCTCATCATCACCAAGACGGGGCGCTGGAAGGCGTGGCTGGTCAGCGGCGGTGTACTGGTGACGGCCGGCCTCGGGCTGCTGGGCACCATCCGGTACGACACCGAGTACTGGCACATCGCGGTCTTCATGGCGATCATGGGCCTCGGCATCGGCATGATGATGCAGAACCTGGTCCTGTGCACGCAGAACCAGGTCTCCCCGCAGGACCTGGGCGCCGCGAGTTCCGTCGTCACCTTCTTCCGCTCCCTCGGCGGCGCGATCGGCGTCTCGGCGCTGGGCGCGGTGCTGGGCCACCGGGTCACCTCGTACGTCAAGGACGGTCTCGCCGATCTCGGCCCGGACGCCGCGGCGGCCGGTCACGCCGGTACGGGCGGCGGGGGCATCCCGGACCTGGACACGCTGCCCGTACCGATGCGGACCGTCGTGGAGGCGGCGTACGGGCACGGCGTCGCCGACGTCTTCCTCTACTCGGCGCCCGCCGCGCTGCTCGCTTTCCTCATCACGCTGTTCATCAAGGAGGTCGCGCTCAAGACGCGCGCCGCCGGTGAAGCGGAGGAGAGCCTGGAGAACACGCCGTTCGTACCGGTGGAGCAGGTCGTCCCGATCGGTGGCGGTGCCGAGGCGCCGGTGGCCGTCGAGGCCGCCGGCACGGGCACGGGCACGGACACGGGCACGGGCACGAGCACGAGCACGGACAAGGACTTGGGCACGGGAGCACCCGGCGGCGGCGACGGTATCCCCGTCCACGGCGTCGTACGCGGCACCGAGGGCGGACCCGTGCCACGGGCCGCTGTCACCCTCATCTCCCCGGCCGGGCGCCAGTTGGGCCGCGCGGTCGCCGGGGAGGACGGCGGCTACGAGGTGGACGCGCCGGAGTCCGGCTCGTACGTCCTCATCGCGTCGGCCGACGGCTTCCAGCCGCAGGCCGCCACGGTGTCCGTCGGCTCGGAGCCCCTGGCGTACGACCTCCTGCTCGTCGGTACGAGCGGCCTCACCGGCTCCGTACGGAGCGAGGAGGGCGACATGCCCGTCGAGGGCGCGATGGTCATCGTGACCGACGTGCGCGGCGATGTGCTGGCGACCGGGAAGTCCGGCGAGCGGGGCGAGTTCGCCTTCGCGGAGCTGCTGCCGGGCTCCGTGACCGTCGCCGTGAACGCGAGCGGATTCCGGCCGCTGGCCCTGCCGGTGGAGATCGGCGCCCAGGGCGTGACCCGCGTCGAGGCCGTCCTGCGGTCGGGCGCGCTCGTCCAGGGCACGGTCAGGGCGGGAGCCGACCGGCGTCCGCTGCCGGACGCGCGTGTCACGCTGATCGACGCGGCCGGGAACGTGGTCGCCACGGCGACGACGGGGGACGACGGGGTGTATGGCTTCGCGGACCTGGACGCGGGGGAGTACACGGTCATAGCGACCGGTTACCCGCCGGTGGCCGGCGCGCTGACCGTCGCCGGGCACGGGGTCGACGGCCACGACGTCGAACTCATGCACCCGGGCGACTGA
- a CDS encoding YceI family protein codes for MGLRAQVRTPDGWAVQNAAVTLTDRTGAQVARADADADGLVSSDVTLAPGPYTVIVTAVGYAPSAATAFVTSSGVADAGTVVLTRQGNVELPPPGVWNLDPAHSSVVTIAQHLGISSVRGRFTDFGGRIAIAAVPEHSRVDAVIDAASIDTGNGVRDKHLRSPDFLDAERYPEITYHSTGVSQAGPDRWTVRGELSLHGVVRKVPLDLSYLGIGPDPWGGERAAFRATTELLRSDFAMNYNQVVQAGMTMIGTTLRVELDIQAVREVGPADTAAS; via the coding sequence ATGGGACTTCGCGCTCAGGTACGGACACCGGACGGCTGGGCCGTCCAGAACGCCGCCGTGACCCTGACCGACCGGACCGGCGCGCAAGTGGCGCGCGCCGACGCGGACGCGGACGGGCTGGTGTCCTCCGACGTGACACTGGCGCCGGGGCCGTACACCGTGATCGTGACGGCCGTCGGCTACGCGCCCTCCGCCGCCACCGCGTTCGTCACCTCCAGCGGTGTCGCCGACGCCGGGACGGTCGTCCTGACCCGGCAGGGCAATGTCGAACTGCCGCCGCCCGGCGTGTGGAACCTGGACCCCGCGCACTCGTCCGTGGTCACCATCGCCCAGCACCTCGGGATCTCCAGCGTGCGCGGCCGTTTCACCGACTTCGGCGGCCGGATCGCGATCGCGGCGGTGCCGGAGCACTCCCGCGTCGACGCGGTCATCGACGCGGCGAGCATCGACACCGGCAACGGGGTGCGGGACAAGCACCTGAGGTCGCCGGACTTCCTCGACGCGGAGCGGTACCCGGAGATCACGTATCACAGCACGGGGGTCAGCCAGGCCGGTCCGGACCGCTGGACGGTACGGGGTGAACTCTCGTTGCACGGCGTCGTACGGAAGGTGCCGCTGGACCTGTCGTACCTCGGGATCGGGCCCGACCCGTGGGGCGGTGAGCGGGCGGCCTTCCGCGCGACGACGGAACTGCTGCGGAGCGACTTCGCCATGAACTACAACCAGGTGGTGCAGGCGGGGATGACCATGATCGGCACGACGCTGCGGGTGGAACTCGACATCCAGGCGGTACGTGAGGTCGGTCCCGCGGACACGGCCGCGTCGTAG
- a CDS encoding PPOX class F420-dependent oxidoreductase, whose protein sequence is MAPDIATNTTVALAELLEFVRPRHHAILLTTRSDGRPQGSPLTCGVDDSGRIVVSTYPERAKTRNAKRDPRASVIVLSDTWDGPWVQIDGTAQVLDVPESVEPLVEYFRNISGEHPDWDEYREAMVRQGKSIIRVTPERWSPIATGGFPARLAPPE, encoded by the coding sequence ATGGCACCCGACATCGCGACCAACACCACCGTGGCGCTCGCCGAGTTGCTGGAGTTCGTCCGGCCCAGGCACCACGCGATCCTGCTGACCACCCGTTCGGACGGCCGTCCGCAGGGCTCCCCGCTGACGTGCGGCGTGGACGACTCGGGCCGGATCGTCGTCTCCACCTACCCGGAGCGCGCGAAGACGCGGAACGCGAAGCGTGACCCGCGCGCGAGCGTGATCGTCCTGTCGGACACCTGGGACGGTCCGTGGGTGCAGATCGACGGTACGGCGCAGGTGCTGGACGTCCCGGAGTCGGTGGAGCCGCTGGTCGAGTACTTCCGCAACATCTCCGGGGAGCACCCGGACTGGGACGAGTACCGCGAGGCGATGGTGCGTCAGGGCAAGTCGATCATCCGCGTCACACCGGAGCGCTGGAGCCCGATCGCGACGGGCGGCTTCCCGGCGAGGCTGGCTCCGCCGGAGTAG